One genomic window of Acidovorax radicis includes the following:
- a CDS encoding succinate dehydrogenase iron-sulfur subunit — MKRTFQIYRYDPDKDAKPYMQTIEIELDGHERMLLDALIKLKEQDPALSFRRSCREGVCGSDAMNINGKNGLACLTNMNTLPGVITLKPLPGLPVIRDLIVDMTQFFKQYNSIKPYLINDSLPPETERLQSPEEREELDGLYECILCASCSTSCPSFWWNPDKFVGPAGLLQAYRFLADSRDEATGERLDNLEDPYRLFRCHSIMNCVDVCPKGLNPTKAIGKIKELMVRRAI, encoded by the coding sequence ATGAAACGCACATTCCAAATCTATCGCTACGATCCGGACAAAGACGCCAAGCCTTACATGCAAACCATCGAGATCGAACTCGACGGCCACGAGCGCATGTTGCTGGACGCCCTGATCAAGCTCAAGGAACAAGACCCTGCCCTGTCGTTCCGCCGCTCCTGCCGCGAAGGCGTCTGCGGCTCCGACGCCATGAACATCAATGGCAAAAATGGTCTGGCCTGCCTGACCAACATGAACACGCTGCCAGGCGTCATCACCTTGAAGCCTCTGCCTGGTCTGCCGGTGATCCGCGACCTGATCGTGGACATGACGCAGTTCTTCAAGCAGTACAACTCGATCAAGCCCTACCTGATCAACGACAGCCTGCCCCCCGAAACGGAGCGCCTGCAGTCGCCTGAAGAGCGTGAAGAGCTGGACGGCCTGTATGAGTGCATCCTGTGCGCTAGCTGCTCCACCAGCTGCCCCAGCTTCTGGTGGAATCCCGATAAGTTCGTGGGCCCTGCGGGCTTGTTGCAGGCCTACCGGTTTCTGGCGGACAGCCGCGACGAAGCCACGGGCGAGCGCCTGGACAACCTGGAAGACCCGTACCGCCTGTTCCGCTGCCACTCGATCATGAATTGCGTGGATGTGTGCCCCAAGGGCCTGAACCCCACCAAGGCCATTGGCAAGATCAAGGAACTGATGGTGCGTCGCGCCATCTGA
- a CDS encoding succinate dehydrogenase assembly factor 2, with amino-acid sequence MESLSTTSITSAAPCALLGERELSKLHWRCRRGLLENDLFIEQFFNRYESTLTTRHATGMLSLMDLADNDLLDLLLRRREPHGEQDTEEVREVLGMLRERNGVSTPLPA; translated from the coding sequence ATGGAATCACTGTCCACCACATCCATCACGTCGGCAGCGCCTTGCGCGCTGCTGGGTGAGCGTGAGTTGAGCAAGCTGCACTGGCGTTGCCGGCGCGGCCTGCTTGAAAATGATCTGTTCATCGAGCAGTTTTTCAACCGCTACGAATCAACGCTGACCACGCGCCATGCCACGGGCATGCTCTCGCTGATGGATCTGGCTGACAACGACTTGCTGGATCTGTTGCTGCGGCGGCGCGAGCCCCACGGCGAGCAAGACACGGAAGAAGTACGTGAAGTGCTGGGCATGCTGCGAGAGCGCAACGGCGTCTCGACCCCGCTGCCGGCCTGA
- the sdhD gene encoding succinate dehydrogenase, hydrophobic membrane anchor protein, whose translation MSVNYGSKRIVVGAHYGLRDWLSQRVTAVLMALFTIVVLAQLIFSKGPIGYDLWAGIFSSQWMKVLTFSVIVALIWHVWVGVRNIFMDYIKPVGLRLVLQVFTIVWLVGCAGWGIQVLWRL comes from the coding sequence ATGTCCGTCAATTACGGCTCCAAGCGCATTGTTGTGGGTGCTCACTACGGTCTGCGCGACTGGCTCAGTCAGCGCGTGACTGCAGTCCTCATGGCCCTGTTCACCATCGTCGTGCTTGCACAACTGATTTTCTCCAAGGGCCCCATCGGCTACGACCTGTGGGCTGGAATTTTCTCCAGCCAGTGGATGAAGGTGCTGACCTTCTCCGTGATCGTGGCGTTGATCTGGCACGTGTGGGTAGGCGTGCGAAATATTTTCATGGATTACATCAAGCCTGTGGGACTGCGACTCGTTTTGCAAGTTTTCACGATTGTCTGGCTTGTGGGCTGCGCCGGCTGGGGCATCCAGGTCCTGTGGCGTCTCTGA
- the sdhA gene encoding succinate dehydrogenase flavoprotein subunit has product MSYTKANITKRKFDVVIIGAGGSGMRAALELSNAGLNVASLSKVFPTRSHTVAAQGGVSASLGNMSEDNWHYHFYDTIKGGDWLSDQDAVEFMCREAPKVVYELEHFGMPFDRNPDGTIYQRPFGGHTANYGEKPVQRACAAADRTGHAMLHTLYQQNVKAKTNFFVEWMALDLIRDADGDVVGVTALEMETGDLYILEAKTVLLATGGAGRIFAASTNAFINTGDGLGMAARAGIPLQDMEFWQFHPTGVAGAGVLLTEGCRGEGAILLNSNGERFMERYAPTLKDLAPRDFVSRSMDQEIKEGRGCGPNKDYVLLKLDHLGSETIHKRLPSVYEIGVNFANVDITKEPIPVVPTIHYQMGGVPTNIHGQVVSHNGTSNVVVNGLYAVGECSAVSVHGANRLGTNSLLDLLVFGKAAGRHIVEFNSKHKEHKPLPADAADRTLERLNQLENSTAGVYSQALAGDIRATMQQHAGVFRTQASMDEGVHKIAALRERVGGVTLQDKSKVFNTARIEALEVDNLIEVAQATMVSAAARKECRGAHTVYDYEHPADHPTAPLGRDDVNWLKHTLWHSASNSLTYKPVTLKPLTVDSIPPKVRTF; this is encoded by the coding sequence ATGAGCTATACAAAAGCCAACATCACCAAGCGCAAGTTCGACGTCGTCATCATCGGCGCTGGCGGCTCCGGCATGCGCGCCGCACTCGAACTCTCCAACGCCGGCCTGAACGTGGCCTCGTTGTCCAAAGTGTTTCCCACCCGCTCGCACACCGTGGCGGCACAGGGTGGCGTGAGCGCCTCGCTGGGCAACATGAGCGAGGACAATTGGCACTATCACTTCTACGACACCATCAAGGGCGGAGACTGGCTCAGCGACCAGGACGCCGTTGAGTTCATGTGCCGCGAAGCACCCAAGGTGGTGTATGAGCTCGAACATTTCGGCATGCCGTTCGACCGCAACCCTGACGGCACGATCTACCAACGCCCGTTTGGTGGCCACACTGCGAACTACGGCGAAAAGCCCGTGCAACGTGCCTGCGCCGCAGCCGACCGCACGGGCCACGCCATGCTGCATACGCTGTACCAGCAAAACGTCAAGGCCAAGACCAACTTCTTCGTCGAGTGGATGGCCTTGGACCTGATCCGTGACGCCGACGGCGATGTGGTGGGCGTGACGGCGCTCGAAATGGAAACGGGCGATCTGTATATCCTCGAAGCCAAGACCGTGCTGCTGGCCACGGGTGGCGCGGGCCGCATTTTTGCGGCCTCCACCAATGCGTTCATCAACACTGGTGACGGCCTGGGCATGGCAGCACGTGCTGGCATCCCGCTGCAGGATATGGAGTTCTGGCAGTTCCACCCCACCGGCGTGGCTGGTGCTGGCGTGTTGCTGACCGAAGGCTGCCGTGGTGAAGGCGCCATCCTGCTCAACAGCAACGGCGAGCGCTTCATGGAGCGCTATGCGCCCACATTGAAGGATCTGGCGCCCCGCGATTTCGTGTCCCGCTCGATGGACCAGGAAATCAAGGAAGGCCGTGGTTGCGGCCCCAACAAGGACTACGTGCTCCTCAAGCTCGACCACCTGGGCTCCGAAACCATCCACAAGCGCCTGCCGTCGGTGTATGAAATTGGGGTCAATTTCGCCAACGTGGACATCACCAAGGAACCAATTCCTGTGGTGCCCACCATCCATTACCAGATGGGTGGCGTTCCGACCAACATCCACGGCCAGGTTGTCTCGCACAACGGCACGAGCAACGTTGTGGTCAATGGCCTGTACGCAGTCGGCGAATGCTCGGCCGTCAGCGTGCACGGCGCCAACCGTCTGGGCACCAACTCGTTGCTGGACCTGCTGGTGTTTGGCAAGGCCGCTGGCCGCCACATCGTCGAGTTCAACTCCAAGCACAAGGAACACAAGCCTTTGCCAGCCGATGCGGCTGACCGCACCCTGGAGCGCCTGAACCAGCTCGAAAACTCGACGGCAGGTGTCTATTCTCAGGCACTCGCGGGCGACATTCGCGCAACCATGCAACAGCATGCTGGTGTGTTCCGCACCCAGGCCAGCATGGACGAAGGCGTGCACAAGATCGCGGCCCTGCGCGAACGCGTCGGTGGCGTCACGCTGCAAGACAAGTCCAAGGTGTTCAACACAGCTCGCATCGAGGCACTGGAAGTGGACAACCTGATCGAAGTGGCGCAGGCCACCATGGTGTCCGCAGCCGCACGCAAGGAATGCCGTGGTGCCCACACGGTGTATGACTACGAGCACCCTGCCGATCACCCCACGGCACCGCTGGGCCGCGACGATGTCAACTGGCTCAAGCACACGCTGTGGCACAGCGCCAGCAACAGCCTCACCTACAAGCCGGTGACCCTCAAGCCACTGACCGTGGACAGCATTCCACCCAAAGTCCGGACGTTCTAA